A genomic segment from Toxotes jaculatrix isolate fToxJac2 chromosome 6, fToxJac2.pri, whole genome shotgun sequence encodes:
- the LOC121183411 gene encoding 5-hydroxytryptamine receptor 3A-like produces the protein MLQTWKNEFVSWDPEKCGSSWISLPRKLLWVPDVVINEFMEKNSAPFVPYNYLSSDGLVLDAQPVRVVSSCNLDIYSFPFDIQNCSLSFNSYLHRLAAVQLDLSETAEEILEYSKEVMATMGEWELVGITAKKYQFPAGDEEIYEELRFHISLRRRATLYVVNLLIPSCFLIMVDLFSFLLPPKSVDRSAFKMTLILGYTVFLLIMNDLLPVTGNTIPLLNVFLSLCLALMVASLLETILITNLLCGSAHYSPVPRWIRVFVLHILGPILRLPPKPRDLQDNTIIQNPVAQEMKVSSLVEEDRGAPEQKGPLNEDTALQELRGLGRDLQALRLQVEQQAGGSQSSEEWIHLGFIIDRLLFVLYILFISVSFITIIIIWVQSFEAN, from the exons ATGTTGCAGACATGGAAAAATGAGTTTGTCAGTTGGGACCCAGAAAAATGTGGCTCTTCATGGATTTCACTTCCAAGGAAACTGCTCTGGGTACCAGATGTGGTCATCAATGAATT CATGGAGAAGAACTCAGCTCCATTTGTCCCATACAACTATTTGTCTTCCGATGGCTTGGTTCTTGATGCACAGCCTGTCAGAGTGGTCAGCTCCTGCAACCTCGACATCTACTCGTTTCCATTCGACATCCAGAACTGCAGTTTAAGCTTCAACTCCTACTTACACCGTT TGGCTGCTGTACAGCTTGACCTCAGTGAAACCGCAGAGGAAATATTAGAATACTCGAAAGAAGTGATGGCAACTATGGGTGAGTGGGAACTGGTTGGAATCACAGCAAAGAAATACCAATTTCCAGCTGGGGATGAAGAAATATACGAGGAGCTTCGCTTCCAT ATCTCACTGAGACGCCGGGCCACCCTGTACGTGGTGAACCTGCTGATCCCCAGCTGCTTCCTCATCATGGTGGACCTGTTCAGCTTCCTGCTGCCTCCCAAGAGTGTCGACCGGTCCGCCTTCAAGATGACCCTCATCCTGGGCTACACCGTCTTCCTGCTCATCATGAATGACCTGCTGCCTGTCACTGGAAACACCATACCTCTCCTAA ATGTGTTCCTGTCTCTGTGCCTGGCTCTAATGGTGGCCAGTCTACTGGAGACCATCCTCATTACCAACCTGCTGTGCGGCTCTGCTCACTACTCTCCAGTTCCTCGCTGGATCAGAGTGTTTGTTCTTCATATCCTGGGCCCAATCCTACGGCTCCCTCCAAAACCCAGAGATCTACAAGACAACACAATCATCCAAAATCCTGTGGCACAAG AAATGAAAGTTTCCTCTCTGGTGGAAGAGGACAGAGGTGCCCCAGAGCAGAAAGGACCACTGAATGAAGACACAGccctgcaggagctgaggggCCTGGGCAGGGACCTCCAGGCTCTCCGCCTTCAGGTGGAGCAGCAGGCTGGTGGAAGCCAGAGTTCGGAGGAGTGGATCCATTTGGGTTTCATCATAGACCGCCTGCTGTTCGTCCTTTACATCCTCTTCATATCAGTCAGCTTCATTACCATCATCATTATCTGGGTGCAGTCATTCGAAGCAAACtga
- the LOC121183410 gene encoding 5-hydroxytryptamine receptor 3C-like, translating to MTTKDTTLKWLLPLAKPSLVMFTILMPALCSGIEVKCSQPNQPALLEALNPVFNLSAIRPVMNISTLSNISIFFTLYGILGVNEKSQLLNTYIWLDYWWMNEFVSWDPIQCGTPKISLPRDKFWIPDIVINEFMDENTAPYVPYVYLYSDGKVHDAQPAKVVSSCNLDIYTFPFDVQNCTLTFNSYLHFARDIKISLGKPADEITEHSKMVITTMGEWELLDITSHKYRADTDDGDYIDELAFHIRVRRRATLYVVNLLIPSCFLITVDLFSFLLPPQSVDRSSFKMTLILGYTVFLLIMNDLLPITGNTIPLLNVFFSLCLALMVASLLETILVTNLMCSAIFSPVPRWIQVLVLQILGCLVCLPWKAKDSDMEQNAVVVKSRADEGPPEQRGPVVEDTALQELRSLGRDLQALRLQVEQQAGGSQSSEEWIQVGFIIDRLLFGLYILFISVSFITIIIIWVNSHRQ from the exons atgacaaCCAAGGACACTACACTGAAG TGGCTCCTTCCATTGGCCAAGCCCTCTCTGGTTATGTTCACTATTCTTATGCCAG CTCTGTGCAGTGGCATCGAGGTGAAATGTTCACAGCCAAACCAGCCTGCCCTGCTCGAGGCTCTGAATCCAGTTTTCAACCTGAGCGCCATACGACCCGTCATGAACATATCAACACTCTCTAACATCAGCATCTTCTTCACCCTGTATGGAATACTAGGAGTG AATGAAAAGTCTCAACTCTTGAACACTTACATTTGGCTAGATTAT tgGTGGATGAACGAGTTTGTCAGTTGGGATCCAATCCAGTGCGGCACTCCAAAGATCTCTCTCCCCAGAGACAAATTCTGGATACCAGATATTGTAATCAATGAATT TATGGATGAAAACACAGCCCCGTATGTCCCATATGTGTACCTGTATAGCGATGGCAAGGTCCACGATGCTCAACCAGCCAAAGTTGTCAGCTCCTGTAACCTTGATATCTACACCTTCCCCTTCGACGTACAGAATTGCACTTTGACTTTCAACTCCTACCTCCACTTCG CGAGAGACATAAAGATTTCACTGGGCAAACCTGCAGATGAAATCACAGAGCACTCCAAGATGGTCATAACCACAATGGGGGAGTGGGAGCTGCTGGATATCACTTCCCACAAATACAGAGCAGACACTGATGATGGTGATTATATTGATGAGCTGGCATTTCAT ATCAGAGTGAGGCGTCGGGCCACCCTGTACGTGGTGAACCTCCTGATCCCCAGCTGCTTCCTCATCACAGTGGACCTCTTCAGCTTCCTGCTGCCTCCCCAGAGTGTGGACCGATCCTCCTTCAAGATGACCCTCATCCTGGGCTACACCGTCTTCCTGCTCATCATGAACGATCTGCTGCCTATCACTGGAAACACCATACCACTCCTAA AcgtgttcttctctctctgtctggctcTGATGGTGGCCAGTCTACTGGAGACTATCCTTGTCACCAACCTGATGTGCTCTGCCATCTTCTCTCCCGTCCCTCGCTGGATCCAAGTGCTTGTTCTGCAAATTCTGGGCTGTCTTGTTTGCCTGCCTTGGAAGGCTAAAGATTCAG ACATGGAGCAAAATGCCGTGGTGGTAAAGAGTAGAGCTGATGAGGGGCCTCCAGAGCAGAGGGGGCCAGTGGTGGAGGACACAGccctgcaggagctgaggagcCTTGGCAGGGACCTCCAGGCTCTCCGCCTTCAGGTGGAGCAGCAGGCCGGTGGAAGCCAGAGCTCAGAGGAATGGATCCAGGTGGGTTTCATCATAGACCGCCTGCTGTTCGGCCTCTACATCCTCTTCATATCAGTCAGCTTCATTACCATCATCATTATCTGGGTGAACTCACACAGACAGTAG
- the LOC121183481 gene encoding receptor-transporting protein 3-like, whose protein sequence is MEKSVWTSIFEIESQDLNHTWHLDFDSSIIPELPEQGWKEYLRKTLAEFQCTRCHRRWPSNRVMVVFHMRLMEDKGIVKVRPFRQNCKKCRDAPMEEPSITPERITILLQNLVKKIRIKCYHENLNEGNHIFEGINVNNPHEPDHCEGCMAGICTRA, encoded by the exons ATGGAAAAATCAGTGTGGACAAGCATCTTTGAGATTGAATCACAAGATCTCAATCACACCTGGCATCTGGACTTTGATTCTTCTATTATACCTGAGCTACCGGAGCAGGGATGGAAGGAGTACCTCAGGAAAACATTGGCAGA GTTTCAGTGCACCAGATGTCACAGAAGATGGCCTTCCAACAGAGTGATGGTGGTCTTCCATATGCGCCTGATGGAGGACAAGGGCATTGTCAAAGTGAGGCCCTTCCGTCAGAACTGTAAGAAGTGCAGGGACGCACCAATGGAAGAACCCAGCATCACCCCAGAGAGAATAACTATTCTCCTGCAGAATCTGGTGAAGAAGATAAGAATAAAGTGCTACCATGAAAATCTGAATGAAGGCAACCATATTTTTGAGGGGATTAATGTCAATAACCCCCATGAGCCTGATCATTGCGAGGGATGCATGGCAGGCATCTGTACAAGAGCTTGA
- the dynlt2b gene encoding dynein light chain Tctex-type protein 2B isoform X3, with the protein MEGSDTYIIRPNHQHKFKTAIVKEYIREIVRERLSGVQYDPEEVPELSRSLADSIKDKVKNAGFDRYKLVVQVVIGEQRGQGVKMSSRCLWDADTDNYAEDVFMNDSLFCAVAVFGSYYY; encoded by the exons ATGGAGGGGTCAGATACATACATCATACGACCTAATCATCAGCACAA GTTTAAAACAGCCATTGTGAAGGAGTACATTCGTGAAATTGTGAGGGAGCGATTGTCGGGTGTGCAGTACGACCCAGAGGAAGTCCCTGAGCTGTCCCGTTCACTGGCAGACTCCATTAAGGACAAAGTGAAGA ATGCAGGGTTTGACAGATATAAGCTTGTTGTGCAGGTGGTCATTGGAGAACAACGGGGACAGGGAGTGAA GATGTCTTCCAGGTGTTTGTGGGATGCTGACACAGACAACTATGCTGAAGATGTTTTCATGAAT GACAGCTTGTTCTGTGCGGTGGCAGTTTTCGGAAGTTATTACTACTGA
- the dynlt2b gene encoding dynein light chain Tctex-type protein 2B isoform X2 has protein sequence MEGSDTYIIRPNHQHKFKTAIVKEYIREIVRERLSGVQYDPEEVPELSRSLADSIKDKVKNAGFDRYKLVVQVVIGEQRGQGVKMSSRCLWDADTDNYAEDVFMNLVLCGGSFRKLLLLRMRGWMTGFFQMKRYSTVRRSTFMQIIL, from the exons ATGGAGGGGTCAGATACATACATCATACGACCTAATCATCAGCACAA GTTTAAAACAGCCATTGTGAAGGAGTACATTCGTGAAATTGTGAGGGAGCGATTGTCGGGTGTGCAGTACGACCCAGAGGAAGTCCCTGAGCTGTCCCGTTCACTGGCAGACTCCATTAAGGACAAAGTGAAGA ATGCAGGGTTTGACAGATATAAGCTTGTTGTGCAGGTGGTCATTGGAGAACAACGGGGACAGGGAGTGAA GATGTCTTCCAGGTGTTTGTGGGATGCTGACACAGACAACTATGCTGAAGATGTTTTCATGAAT CTTGTTCTGTGCGGTGGCAGTTTTCGGAAGTTATTACTACTGAGGATGAGAGGATGGATGACAGGATTCTTTCAGATGAAAAGAT ATTCCACAGTAAGAAGGTCTACGTTTATGCAGATTATACTGTAG
- the dynlt2b gene encoding dynein light chain Tctex-type protein 2B isoform X1 yields the protein MEGSDTYIIRPNHQHKFKTAIVKEYIREIVRERLSGVQYDPEEVPELSRSLADSIKDKVKNAGFDRYKLVVQVVIGEQRGQGVKMSSRCLWDADTDNYAEDVFMNLVLCGGSFRKLLLLRMRGWMTGFFQMKRCEGNIHTRLLTVSISDPRFHSKKVYVYADYTVDINEEAPDQQHIKL from the exons ATGGAGGGGTCAGATACATACATCATACGACCTAATCATCAGCACAA GTTTAAAACAGCCATTGTGAAGGAGTACATTCGTGAAATTGTGAGGGAGCGATTGTCGGGTGTGCAGTACGACCCAGAGGAAGTCCCTGAGCTGTCCCGTTCACTGGCAGACTCCATTAAGGACAAAGTGAAGA ATGCAGGGTTTGACAGATATAAGCTTGTTGTGCAGGTGGTCATTGGAGAACAACGGGGACAGGGAGTGAA GATGTCTTCCAGGTGTTTGTGGGATGCTGACACAGACAACTATGCTGAAGATGTTTTCATGAAT CTTGTTCTGTGCGGTGGCAGTTTTCGGAAGTTATTACTACTGAGGATGAGAGGATGGATGACAGGATTCTTTCAGATGAAAAGATGTGAGGGGAACATCCACACAAGACTGCTCACAGTCAGCATTTCGGATCCACG ATTCCACAGTAAGAAGGTCTACGTTTATGCAGATTATACTGTAGATATCAATGAAGAGGCACCAGATCAACAGCACATCAAACTGTGA